A stretch of DNA from Oscillatoria sp. FACHB-1406:
CTTGGACGATGGCGCTGCTGCTGGCTGGGGTATTATTATTCTCAATCGGCGCGATCGCTAAATACGGGAATTTTCCGCATCGCTTCAATTTACCTTTCCCGGAGATGGGGCGCGATCGACAGCGGTAAAATTCTGTTCTTCCGATCGGGAAAAAAGACTACTCCTTCCGTGGCGGCTGAGATTGAAAATGTAAATCCAAATCCCGCGCCACATCATCCCAGGTTAGCTCATCTTCTTCTACGGGTTCGCTGCTTGCGGCTGTTTCCTCAGCGTCCAACACTTCAAACAAAGACTTCAACTGTTCGAGAGAATCTTCAAATGCTTCTTTGGCAGCATGGCGAGTATCTAAGGAGCGATCGTTCATAATAAGCCTATTGTCAGCGAACAGCGTTGCATTTTGCCTCTTACCAGAGATTGAAGGTTCTCGAGCCAAACGAAATCCAGCGATCGCAGTTCCGTCCTTCCCGTAGACTTCTTAGATCCTAACTCAACCCAAAAAGCAAAATATCCGGGAAATTGCCCGAACGCTTTAGCCACTGCCACAAGGAGGAGGTAAAAGACTCCTACCTCCCTCCGGTGCTTAACGCCTCAGTCCCAAGTTTGAGATAATGGATAGCTGAATCGTTCCCGCCACACGGGACAACACAAAACAGTACTGTAGAGACGACGAACAAACAATGGATTTTGATTACGACTTAGCGATTGTTGGGGCAGGTGTTGGGGGACACGGTGCGGCGCTGCACGCAGTCAAATGCGGGCTGAAAACGGCGATTATTGAAGCGGGAGATATGGGCGGAACCTGCGTCAATCGAGGCTGCATTCCCTCAAAAGCACTCCTTGCTGCTTCGGGAAGAGTACGAGAATTGAGCGATCGCAAGCATCTCAATGCAATGGGCGTTCGCGTCGATGGAGTCAGTTACGATCGCGCCGCCATCTCCAACCATGCTACCAATTTAGTCGAAAAAATTCGCGGCGATCTTACCAATAGTCTCAAACGCTTGGGCGTGGAAACGATTCGCGGCTGGGGTAAAATTGCTGGCGCGCAAAAAGTTTCAGTTCGCACCGACAGCGGCGAAAAAACAATTACCGCTCGCGAAATTATCCTCTCTACGGGTTCAATTCCTTTCGTTCCCCCCGGAATCGAACTCGACGGCAAAACCGTTTTCACCAGCGACGATGCGGTACGCCTCGATAGCGTTCCCGATTGGATTGCCATTATCGGCAGCGGTTACATCGGATTGGAATTTTCCGATGTTTACTCGGCGCTGGGCGCAGAAATCACTGTTATTGAAGCGCTCGATGTTTTAATGCCGGGATTCGACCCAGAAATTGCGAAAATGGCAGAACGAATCTTAATTTCGCCGCGCGATATCGAAACTTATACGGGTACGCTCGCTAAAAAAATTACACCCGGTTCGCCCGTCGTCATCGAACTGGCGGATATGAAAACGAAAGAAACGATAGAGGTGCTGGAAGTCGATGCTTGTTTGGTTGCAACCGGACGCATCCCCGCCACTAAGGATTTAGGACTCGAAACTGTGGGGCTGGAAACCGATCGCCGGGGCTTCATCGCCGTTAACGATAAAATGCAAGTATTGATCGATGGGAAACCCGTCCCCCATCTGTGGGCGATCGGCGATGCAACGGGCAAAATGATGCTCGCTCATGCAGCTTCCGCTCAAGGCGTTGTCGCAGTGGAAAATATGTGCGGGCGGGAAAAAGAAATCGATTATCGCAGCATTCCCGCTGCTGCTTTCACCCATCCGGAGATTGCCTACGTGGGGCTTACCGAGCCAGCCGCGCGCGAGTTAGGGCAAAACGAAGGTTTTGAGGTTAAGACGGCGAAAACTTACTTCAAGGGCAATTCTAAAGCCTTAGCCGAAGGTGAAACGGAGGGATTGGCGAAGGTTATTTATCGTCAAGATACGGGGGAATTATTGGGGGTTCATATCATGGGTTTGCACGCTTCGGATCTGATTCAAGAAGCAGCAAACGCGATCGCATCCCGTCAGCCCGTCCAAAGTCTTGCCTTTAACGTTCACACCCATCCAACGCTTTCAGAAGTTCTCGACGAAGCCTATAAAAGAACGGTTTAATAATTGACAATTGACAATTGACAATTGACAACGTAGAGGGAGCCTTGGGTGAAAGGTTCGCCTCTCTATTTTCCCCCTGTTCCTCCCCAATTTTAGGTTCCTTGTCGGCGTTGTCAGTGCTTTTCACTCTTCCCTAATTCAACAATGCAAATCCGCAGAAGACCCCCCAGTCCAGCCGTAAATCTCGATGTTGTCCGCTATCAAGTCCCGCATCCGGATGCAGAACCGCGCAATATTCTCGAGGAAATTGTTTGGTATAAAGATCGGGAAGTCGAAGTATTTCGCGATCGCGTCCCCCTCGTCGAACTTCGCAAACAAGTCGCTAGCGCCGCACCGCCTTTAGATTTTGTCGCCGCACTGCGGAATTCAACCCTAAAACCCGCCCTCATTGCTGAGGTCAAAAAAGCATCGCCGAGTAAGGGAATTATTCGAGAAAACTTCGATCCCGTTGCGATCGCGCGTTCCTATGCTTCCGCTGGAGCGAGTTGTCTTTCCGTCCTCACCGATCGCAAATTCTTTCAAGGCAGTTTTGAAAATCTCGCCTTAGTTCGTTCGGCGGTTGAAATTCCGATTTTGTGTAAGGAATTTATTATTTCTCCGTATCAAATTTATCTGGCTCGGGCGCGCGGTGCGGATGCCATCCTATTGATTGCAGCAATTCTCGACGATCGCGACTTGGGTTACTTTCTCAAGATTGCTCGCAGTTTGGGGATGAGCGTCTTAATTGAAGTTCATAGTTTAGCCGAACTCGATCGCATTTTAGCCTTAGAAAATGTTACCTTAGTAGGAATAAACAATCGTAACTTAGAAGATTTTTCTGTCGATTTAGCAACGACTTGCGAATTGATGGAAAAACGACGCGATCGACTTCAGGCTTTAAGGATTTCGGTCGTTAGCGAATCCGGACTCCATACCCCAGACGACTTGCAACAGGTCAGTGCGGCAGGAGCAACCGCCGTTTTAATCGGCGAGTCTCTCGTTAAACAGCCCGATCCCGGCAGCGCGATCGCTGCTTTGTATGCCGAGCCTGTGACCTAAATCGCTGCCATAATGTTAACTTTTTGTTAAACTCAGTTTCCCTTCTCTCGTTCGAGCGATCGCCATTTCATGGAGCCAATCCCCCTCCCCTCCCATATTCATTACGAACTGCTTCTACAACTGCTAGAAAGGCAAACGTTATTTGCAGCCAATCAAAATCCGGTTCTGCGAGAACAAGTGCGGCAAACGATTGCGACGCTGAGAAAAGCACTCGCCCAACAAAAACAACTTGAAACCGCCTGCACGCACTTAAATATGCCTTACGAGTATCGTTGGTCTCTCAACGAACCCCCAGTTCAGTCTAGTGTTGTTCCGAACGGACTGCCGAAACTCCCTAAATCTTCTTAGAAGGAATTTGAAGATACAAAAAAACGAACAAATAGAATAGGATGAGAGTTTGCAAACGTTTCGGTTCGGCAGGCAGCAAGATAGTTCCTCACCTCGAAGGGGCGATTTGCAGTTGACTGACTGAATGCGCATCGCGAAGCCGATCCCTGCGGGATCGCCTCGATATTGTAAAGGGAGAAAAGTGGAAGTTATGGATGGCAAGCAGATGTTAATGATTCCGGGGCCAACGCCGGTTCCCGAGCGGGTACTGTTAGCAATGGCGCAACATCCCATCGGCCATCGCACCTCGGAATACAGCAAAATTCAAGCAGAAGTTACTGAAAACCTCAATTGGCTCCACCAAACGCAGCATAACGTTCAAATGCTCGTGAGTAGCGGTACGGGAGCGATGGAAGCGGGGATTATCAACGTTTTGAGCGCGGGCGATCGCGTTGTATGCTGCTCGAATGGGAAATTTGGCGATCGCTGGGTGAAAGTGTGCCAAGCTTACGGCTTAAACGTGGAAATCGTGACCGCAGAATGGGGCAAACCCCTCGACACCGAGCAAATTCGCGAAAAACTAGAAAGCGATTCCGAAAAAACGATTAAAGCCGTCATTCTCACCCACTCCGAAACCTCCACCGGCGCGCTCAACGACCTCGAAACCATCAACAAGCACGTCAAAGCCCACGGCGAAGCTTTAATTATCGTCGATGCCGTCACCAGTTTAGGCGCTTACAACATCCCCATCGATGACTGGGGACTCGATATCGTCGCTTCTGGGTCGCAAAAAGGTTACATGATTCCGCCCGGATTGGGATTTGTAGCCGTCGGCCCTAAAGCATGGGAAGCTTACAAAACGGCGACCTTACCGCGTTTTTACCTCGATTTGGGTAAATATCGCAAAGCAACCGCTGACAATAGTTCTCCCTTCACCCCGCCCGTCAATCTCGTATTCGGGCTGTGCGAAGCCCTGCGGATGATGAAAGCAGAAGGGTTAGAAAGCATTTTTGCACGTCACCAGCGCTTAACAACGGCAACCCGCGCAGCCGTTAAAGCCTTGGGTTTACAGCCCTTTGCCCCCGACGAAGCGGCGAGTACGGCAGTAACAGCCGTGTTAGGCGGCGATGCGGATGCTGAGAAAATTCGTTCGCTGCTGAAAAAACGCTTTGATATTGCCCTCGCTGGCGGACAAGACCATCTCAAAGGTCAGATTTTCCGCATCGGTCATTTAGGGTTTGTTGGCGATCGCGATATCCTTGCTGCAATTGGCGCTCTTGAAGCGGTTTTAGTCGAATTGGGAAGCGCGGGCGCAGCAACGGGCGCAGGCATTACGGCGGCGGCTAAAGTCTTCGCCGGACAAGCGTAACGAGTAGCGAGAAAGTGAGTTAACCGTTCAAACCACAATTCGTCTATTTTGTCAAGATCTAATTTTGTAGGGACGTTCAATTGAACGTCCCTACATTAAAACTTGGGGTAGGGGGCGCAACGCCAGAGATGCAGCGCGATCGGTCTAATTGAGGGGGAATGGTGAATTTTCTTATTTTAGAATGCCCAGCGCAGGAAAGCTGCCGACGCGATCGCCGCAACCAGCAACACAAATACTAAAACCCGTCCCAAACGCGCTTGCACGTGAATCGAAAATCGATCCCAAGACGCACCTAACGTATAATGACCGAGCAGGAGATCGAACAATCCCGAAAGTCCCATCCACAGACAACCCAGGATGAACACGATCCCCAGACCTCGAATTGTACCGCTCTGAGAAACCGGCGACGACATTAAGCTTGAAATCGAACTTAAGTACCTCATGGCTTTTCATCTCCCAATATTTTCTCCGAACGTCGTGCGTCGAATCTAACGAAGCTAGCGTTTTTCCCCAACAACCAAGGTCTACTGGAGCGTGCTAAGAATTGAGTCCGTAAGGCGATCGGAGTTCGCCAACACCTTCTTCAATTGTCAATTATCAATTGTCAATTATCCATTATGACCCTACCTTACCGAATTTTTGGGAGGTCGGCAATTACGATTTATTGCATCCCCCTAACTCGTGGCAACTGGAGAACGCTTGGCTTCTTCTTGCGAAGTCGTCTCCTCTAACGACGGGCGCAAGCAGAGATAAAGTAGTGGACCGAATAAAGGAACGAGACAAACCAGCCAGAAAACCCAAGCTTTTTTGAAATTGCGACGCGCCAAATCATCTCCTAATAAAGTCGGAAATAACACGCACAGCAAGCAAAAATCCAGACTCATAACATGAATAAAACGGCTTGTTTTCCACTGCTGCACGAAGTCCGTCCAATTGCCTTGGCTCAAACCGAACGCGACTAACCCAACAGCAGCAATAGTCAATAAAACGCCGAGCAAACGCGAGTCAAAAGCACTAATCGCTTTATCTTTTTTTCCAACGAAAGTTGGGTTAGGTTCGCGCAAAGCCAGATAAGGAAGGAGAGCAAAAGCGCCCAACGCAAAAGAGCCAATTACGAAAGGAAAAGCACGGATTTTTTGCCCTCTACCATCAGCAAAAAGGAGGCAACTATAAGCGAGCGGCCAAACGCCCATAAGGTTGAACAACGCTACAATAAGAGGATTAATCCCTCCAATATCCCCAACCGAGAGACGTTTAATGAGATCGAGAGTATCGGGGCTATCAGGAGGGGCAAATAAGAAAGCGTAAACGACAAATCCAAGCCAAAGCAGACCCAAACCAATTTTTACCAGCATAAATCTTTTAACAATCCGGAGTATGTCCTTAAATTATTATTCACTAAATTACTAAATTGATGCGAGTTGTTATCAAAGATGATATTCTAATCGTTTGTAAAGAAGACCTGCCGACGTACAAAAAAGGCGGCTCGATCGTTCGCAATAGTTACTTCTGGGCGTTGAAATCAATTTCTTGTTACGCCCCGAAAGGAAACGATTGGGAATTCGATCGCGAAGTTTGGGTTGCCCTATCGAGAATGCTGCTCTCATTTGCTCAGTCTGGCTATCTGGGCGAACGCGAAACTTCCCTCGAATTTCCCGACGATCTGCCCATTCCCGATGTTTTGCGCTCGGTTGCCAGTTACTTTTAAAGGAGGAAGGAAGAGAAACTATGAATTGAAGCAACCCAGCCTCCTTTTATCTTCGTTATCTACCCTCGATTAACGCTCTTCTCTTCGTTACCAATTATCCATTGTCGAATGGCACTAACTTAAGGCTGGTGGGCGCTGCCCACCCTACGAAATTATCTGTAGAGACGTTGCAAGTCAACGTCTCTACGGGCGATTTTTCAACTCTTATTTCAGTGCCATTCATCCATTGTCCATTATCAATTACCCCCTCTTCGTTATCAATTATGAATTTAAATCCTGCTGTTTACATTATCGGTGCGGGCCCAGGAGATCCGGAACTGCTCACGCTTAAAGCGTACAAAATTTTGACGAAAGCTGATGTTATTTTGTATGCAAATTCTTTAGTTCCCCAACAAATTTTGCAAGATGTTCGCGACGATGCCGAATTGATTCCGACGGGGAATAAAGTATTAGAAGAAATTGTCGAAATCGCGATCGCGCGCGTCAAAGCTGGGAAATCCGTTGTCCGCCTGCATTCCGGGGATTTGAGTTTATATAGCGCGATCGGCGAACAAATACAAGCCTTTGCCGCCGCCGATATCCCCTATCAACTGATTCCCGGATTGAGCGCCTACCAAGATGCCGCCGCCAAACTTGGTATCGAACTTACCGTTCCCGAACTCGTCCAAACCATTATCCTCACTCGCACTTCCGGACAAGCATCCCCCGTCCCCGAACGCGAAGAACTTGCCACTCTCGCCGCTCACCAAGCTAGTCTTTGCCTTTACCTCAGCGCCCGCCACGTCGAAAGCGCTCGCGAGAAACTGCTGCAACATTACCCCGCTGATACCCCCGTCGCCGTTTGCTATCGCCTCGGTTGGCCGGATGAAGAAATTTGGGTCGTTCCCCTTGACAAAATGGCCGCCATTACTCTTGAAAAAAACTTGATTCGGACGACTTTGTATGTTATTAGTCCTGCTTTGAAAGAGTTGGAAGGCGCGCGATCGCAAAGCGATCGAGGAACGAGATCGCGGCTTTATCATCCCGACCATTCCCATATTTTCCGCCCTCGCAAAAATGTTTAAGATTGATTATCTCGAATTGCCATTGATAAAATTCCTAAAATATTGCGAATATCCTTAATGTAATACTCGCTCAAATCGATATAAACTTGGTTATTCTCTAACTTCATGAATTGCCAAATCGTGCCAATCGTTGTTGCCCCGTAAATCGATTTAATTCTATTGCCCTGCTGTTCGTTAAAAATTTGCGCGGCTACCATTTCCGCCAAACATTGCGCCAAACCTAACTTAAGATTTTCATTTTTCGTTTCCACCAATATCACCACGGGCGCGCGTAGAAAAAGCTGTTCTTTCGATAAACTCAAAATAAAATCGCAGAAGCCATTCAAGCCGCGCGCGCTATCTACATTAAATTCAATGCCCGAAAATAAGCCAATTTCGCTGTTAAACTTGCGTCTGACTGCTAGTAATATCGGAGAGATTATCATTTCGGAGCGTGCTTTCTCCGTATTAATGGCTACTGTAAGGTCGGTGTTTTCTTGAAGGATTGTTTCAAGCAAACTATCGCAATCTTCTTTAGGAACATCTGCAAACAATCCCGATACTTCATGAAGCGTCAATCCGAAAGTTTGAATGACTTCACCGAGTTTAAAATCGCTGTATGCCATTTTACATACCTAGCTTAAAAATTAATGTCCTCAACTTTAAGCTTAAACTCTAATACCAATTTAAGATTGCGTTGCCTAAAATCAACTTTCCAAAATTCTCAGGATAACGGTGCGTTACGCTTCGCTAACACACCCTACATTTCATTCTATAGCAATCCCAAATAGGTTGTGGCAATTTCAAAATTTATCATCCTTACGGGGCGTGGGTTGTAGGCTCGCCACTTATCGCAACCAAAATGGGATTGCTATATAACAAAAAAAGGTGCATTACTGCACCTTGAAATATGTCGATTAAAAGTTGGAGAGCGAACCAAGCTTAGAACCTAATTTTTTAAGCTATACCGCCCAAACGTCGCCGGTTTCGTCATTAATGGGTTGAGATTTTGCTTCAGCAGCCGGTTCGGTAACTTCGACTTCTTGAGGCTGGGGCTGCGATTCAACAACAGCTTCGGGAAGTTCGGTTTCCGGTAATTGGGGTTGCGATTCTGCTGTTGCTGGGGTTAGTTCAACTTTAACGGCTCGATTCGCGATCGCGCTTGCTTTCGGTAGCGTTAAAGTGAGGACACCATTACTAAAATCAGCGCTAACTTGCGTATTATCGATCGCAAAAGGAAGCCGGATAACTCGTTCGAGTTTACCATAACGAAACTCGCTGTGCAGGACGCGATCGCTCTCGATTCTGCGTTCGTTGCGATACTCTCCCGAAATTGCCACCGCTTGGCGTGCCACGTGAATATCTAAATCTTTAGCGTCCATCCCCGGAATCGCAGCGCGTAAAATCAGTTCGTTCCCCCGATTTTCCAGTTCCACTGCCGGTTTGCGAACGATAGTTTGAGGTAGTCTGGGTTGGGGAACGTAGCGGCGAACAGTAGAAGCACTTCGAGTCGGTTGCAGGCGAACTAATAACATTATATAAACCCTCCGATTGCCTTTTCTTGTAATGTTTCGTTTAACCTTGCTTACACTTCTTATGATGCCAAGCGCTCTCAGTTCGGGACAGTCGGGAAAACCGCAATTCGGGATGCGGTTTACACGATTTGAGTTCGGGTCTTGCTTTTATCGCGCTTGGGTACACCGTAAAGTATCGATATAACCTCGATAAAAAGTCCTCAGATTGCCAAGGTTTACGCAACAAACCCATCGATTCTCTTCTCGCTAATAACTCAAGTCCTCTTTATAGGACTGAGAAATTCAGATGTATCCAACCCGTTTCAACGGGTTTCAGCTATTAGACAGGAACTTGAGTTCCTGGCGGGCTAAGTGTTTCACTTTTGGTGCAAGCGGTAACAACTCAATCTTTGGAGGTGTTTGAATCCGCGCTTTTGGAAGTCGTTGAGACTGTCGAGACGGAAACCGAGCAGTCCGAGGTGGAAAAAAGACTTCAAGAAGGGCAGAGAAAGCAAAGACAAGAAGATATTCTTCGCATCTTGGAAGTTCGCTTTAATGAGGTTCCGAGGCAATTGCGGGAACGAATTGGTGCAATTGAGGATTTAGAGGTTTTAGGAACGCTTCTGATTCAAGCGGTAACGGCTCAATCTTTAGACGTGTTTGAGTCGATATTCTACAATTGAGAAACCGAGTTGCTAAAAATTGATGGAAACTGTCGAGCAAGGGATGGTAAACCGCGATCGCGATTGATATAGCATTTTTCGTTTGCGTGAGTTACACCGCATGGGCGAATGCCATTCGCCCCTACCCATCTAATTTCAATTTTTGTACCTCATCCATTTTAAAAACGCTATATAAATAAGAGAAACCGGAAGATGTAGCTTCCGAGTTAGTCTGTAGAAACGGGAGGCAGCGCTTCGACTTCGCTCAGCGCACGGGGGACGGAGGAATTGAGTAGGTTCAGTTTAAATGCGCCTTATATTAGCTCGCTCAACTCTCGTATTTGTGCCGATGTTCTTGTTTCATCTGCTGATAAATCTCATCGCTTCTAATCGCATCCCATTTGAGTTTAAAAATTCGTGCTGATTCGGCTTTAACCGGCTCGATTTCCGCGATCGGAATTAACTCCTTACTTTCTTGATCGTATTTTCGTCCCCCTGGATGATTGGCGTATCTTCGCGCCCTCGTGTAGCCCATTTGAATAAATTTTCTCGCCATATCCATACCGACGAAATCGCCTTGTTGTTTGTAATCTAAATACATTTCATAGAGTTTGCTGGACGAAATCTCGGCAATTTCGGGGGTTTTAAATCGCCAGTGCGGAAGTAACTCGCTTTTATACGGCTCGACCAGCAAAACTCCTTGCTCGCCTTTGCCAACAATATAAAGTTCTGGGCGATCGCGAAAGTTAAGGGTTTTGAAATCCAAAGAATAGTCGAATTTTTTCATAGGGGCGATTTTAAGAGAAGTGAAGTGGGTTCGGGAATGCTGCTGCGTTTGACCTTAAAGAAACGCAACTCTAGCGTACACTAGGCTCGAAGTATCGCCTACAATTGAAAAACAGAGTGACTACAAAGGGATGGAAAACTTCGATCTTGCTCGAGAAATTGCTGGCAATCCTTTAACACCGGCGGAGGAGCTAAGAGCGTTGAGTCAAAGCAAAGACGCGCTCGTGCGTGAAAAAGTGGCAGGAAATCCGAATACATCGCTCGATACTTTATGGAAATTGGCGATTGAATTTCCCGAACGAGTATTAGAAAATCCGGTTTTACCGCTGCTGTTCCTGGAAATTCTCGATCCCATCGCCCAAATTCCCAGAAAAACCCTGTTGAAACTGTTTTCTTGCGAGAATTGCGCTCTTTTCTACCAACCATTGTTAAATCCCCAGAACCGTTTCAATATGCTGAACGTAGCAAGGTACAATTGCACTCATCCGAGCATTCTGAGGAAATTAATGAGCGATCGCGGCGAAAATCGCGATCTTCGTGATGCAATTGCTGGCAACTCCAGCACTCCCGCCGAACTGCTCGTACAACTAGCCAGCGATAGCGATGTCTCGGTTCGTTGTAACGTTGCTGGGAATGCAAGCACTCCGATTCCAATTCTGCAACAGTTGGCGAAAGATGAGAGTTACAGAATTCGTGATGCAATTGCTGGCAACTCCAGCACTCCAGCCGAACTGCTCGTACAACTAGCCAGCGATAGGGATGTCTCGGTTCGTTGTAACGTTGCTGGGAATGCAAGCACTCCGATTCCAATTCTGCAACAGTTGGCGAAGGATAAGAACTACGACATTTGTCGTGCGCTCGCAAGCAACCCCAGAACTCCCGCCGATCTTCTCGCACAACTACCCAGCGAGCGCGATATCTCAGCCCGCTCGAACCTTGCTAGGAATGCAAGCACTCCGATTCCAATTCTGCAACAGTTAGCGAAAGATGAGAACCTCGAAATTCGTCAAGCGCTTGCTGGCAACTCCAGCACTCCTGCCCAGATTCTCGCACAAGTGGCTAGCGATTCTGCTTCTGCTATTATCCCCCATAATTCTCAGAGCAGGTTCTGCCTTGGAATCTGTCATTCGGTAGCCAGCAACCGAAATACTTCGGCTCTAACGTTAGAACAGTTATTTTTAATTGATGATGATGGGATAAGAAGGGCTATCGCCGGAAATCCCAATATACCCTTAGAAATCTTGCGGCAGTTAGCGAAAGATGAGAACCTCGCAATTCGTGTTGGGATTGCTGGCAACTCCAGCACTCCTGCCCAGATTCTTGCACAACTAGCTAGCGATCGCGATGTCTGGGTTCGTTGTCACGTTGCCAAAAATGTCAACACTCCAATTCCCAGTCTGCAACAGTTAGCCAAAGATGAGAACCTCGAAATTCGTCTTGCGCTTGCTGGCAACTCCAGCACTCCTGCCCAGATTCTCACACGACTAGCCAGCGATAGCGATGACTCAGTTCGTTGTGCCGTTGCCAAAAATGTCAACACTCCAATTCCCAGTCTGCAACAGTTAGCCAAAGATGAGAATCCCGTTGTTCGTTGTGCCGTTGCCAAAAATGTCAACACTCCAATTCCCAGTCTGCAACAGTTAGCCAAAGATGAGAATCCCGTTGTTCGTGATGCGGTTGCTCGCAACTCCAGCACTCCTACCCAGATTCTCGCACGACTAGCCAGCGATCGCGATGTCTCAATCCGTTGTACCATTGCCTATAAGTTCAACACTCCGATTCCAAGTCTGCAACAGTTAGCCAAAGATGAGAATCCCGTTGTTCGTTACGCCGTTGCTCGCAACTCCAGCATTCCCGCCCAAGTTTTTGCCCAACTAGCTAGCGATCGCGATGCCTCCATCCGCTGGAACATTGCCAAGAATGTCAACACTCCAATTCCAAGTCTGCAACAGTTAGCCAAAGATGAGAACCACAAAATTCGTTACGCCGTTGCTCGCAACTCCAGCATTCCCGCCCAAGTTCTCGCCCAACTAGCTAGCGATCGCGATGCCTCCATCCGTTATACCATTGCCCAGAATGTCAACACTCCAATTCCAAGTCTGCAACAGTTAGCCAAAGATGAGAACCTCGAAATTCGTTACGCCGTTGCTCGCAACTCCAGCATTCCCGCCCAAGTTCTCGCCCAACTAGCTAGCGATAGCTATGTCTCAATCCGCTGGAACGTTGCCAAGAATGTCAACACTCCGATTCCCAGTCTGCAACAGTTAGCCAAAGATGAGAACCGCAAAATTCGTTACGCCGTTGCTCGCAACTCTAGCATTCCCGCCCAAGTTCTCGCCCAACTAGCCAGCGATAGCGATGTCTTAGTCCGTCGTACCGTTGCCAAGAATGTCAGCACTCCGATTCCTAGTCTGCAACAGTTGGCCAAAGATGAGAATCCCGTTGTTCGTGATGCCGTTGCTCGCAACTCCAGCACTCCCGCCCAAGTTCTCGCCCAACTAGCCAGCGATCGCGATGTCTTAGTCCGTCGTACCATTGCTGGGAATGCAAGCACTCCGATTCCAATTCTGCAACAGTTAGCGAAAGATGAGAATCCCGTTGTTCGTGATGCCGTTGCTGTCAACTCCAGCACTCCCGCCGAACTGCTCGTACAACTAGCCAGCGATAGCGATGACTCAGTGCGTTGTACCGTTGCTCGTAATGTCAGAACTCCAGTTCCCAGTCTGCAACAGTTAGCGAAAGATGAGAATCCCGTTGTTCGTGATGCCGTTG
This window harbors:
- a CDS encoding HEAT repeat domain-containing protein, with protein sequence MENFDLAREIAGNPLTPAEELRALSQSKDALVREKVAGNPNTSLDTLWKLAIEFPERVLENPVLPLLFLEILDPIAQIPRKTLLKLFSCENCALFYQPLLNPQNRFNMLNVARYNCTHPSILRKLMSDRGENRDLRDAIAGNSSTPAELLVQLASDSDVSVRCNVAGNASTPIPILQQLAKDESYRIRDAIAGNSSTPAELLVQLASDRDVSVRCNVAGNASTPIPILQQLAKDKNYDICRALASNPRTPADLLAQLPSERDISARSNLARNASTPIPILQQLAKDENLEIRQALAGNSSTPAQILAQVASDSASAIIPHNSQSRFCLGICHSVASNRNTSALTLEQLFLIDDDGIRRAIAGNPNIPLEILRQLAKDENLAIRVGIAGNSSTPAQILAQLASDRDVWVRCHVAKNVNTPIPSLQQLAKDENLEIRLALAGNSSTPAQILTRLASDSDDSVRCAVAKNVNTPIPSLQQLAKDENPVVRCAVAKNVNTPIPSLQQLAKDENPVVRDAVARNSSTPTQILARLASDRDVSIRCTIAYKFNTPIPSLQQLAKDENPVVRYAVARNSSIPAQVFAQLASDRDASIRWNIAKNVNTPIPSLQQLAKDENHKIRYAVARNSSIPAQVLAQLASDRDASIRYTIAQNVNTPIPSLQQLAKDENLEIRYAVARNSSIPAQVLAQLASDSYVSIRWNVAKNVNTPIPSLQQLAKDENRKIRYAVARNSSIPAQVLAQLASDSDVLVRRTVAKNVSTPIPSLQQLAKDENPVVRDAVARNSSTPAQVLAQLASDRDVLVRRTIAGNASTPIPILQQLAKDENPVVRDAVAVNSSTPAELLVQLASDSDDSVRCTVARNVRTPVPSLQQLAKDENPVVRDAVAVNSSTPAELLVQLASDSNDSVRVPLLVMSALRFPVCNSWRSILTLILARWRRND